One Catharus ustulatus isolate bCatUst1 chromosome 2, bCatUst1.pri.v2, whole genome shotgun sequence genomic window carries:
- the ADGRG7 gene encoding LOW QUALITY PROTEIN: adhesion G-protein coupled receptor G7 (The sequence of the model RefSeq protein was modified relative to this genomic sequence to represent the inferred CDS: inserted 1 base in 1 codon; substituted 7 bases at 7 genomic stop codons) — translation MPSLHWDRILVGVTCCVVPVTLWALCIWQLLRFKAGPSALGICGFVLPSWFCEFLENSVNFCDYSTETVNISESXYKNLPFKEIIVGKYDHSQKECAPDTVNGNASIGIWMCSGERKIPTLKPPQILNCNENLDSLTSQAPVAVMATVSQLLDANKTEFIHNNLVNATTSLTKAMEEFSLIGNISXPNVAIQCAPLNLSSSYDSYEPXILTHILLIVADTVLGKFQSTKLEIQESIPGLIGDLSTEVRILFNILSKSSTDSGRDEFVMYQNDKFFQSRVYRSLHNKTIVCFDILHQELIPDVTAFLHTMLLYKIEICKALDCTSYIGVGLSMAGLVISILFKILTRETQNLSAKWMLVGLXFSMLIFNIIFISGIVNQTSMKCSNDTTRCYQQCFPYDAPSTTLLTSGMVDPPTDSWCTAVPVLLHYFLLATFLWSALSSALLYLLLLRAMKLLPEHFPISMSVIGWGIPAIVVAITLAATDREEKALNCXXEELCWLAALDQNQNFSVXKPTLWSFLLPVALIFLFNILIFIRISISVIQKKINLIRSHGEKGFIKKKYWHYLYSVVLKISXMIGYLMLISTEKTSLAFSFLICILNATQGLQICILFTFRIPLFKKNVSNVFSVFQIPLYLHSKTLKVLKA, via the exons ATGCCTTCACTCCACTGGGACAGAATTTTGGTTGGAGTCACCTGTTGTGTAGTGCCTGTGACCCTTTGGGCACTCTGTATTTGGCAGCTCCTCAGATTCAAAGCAG GCCCTTCAGCTCTGGGAATCTGCGGCTTTGTGTTACCTTCTTGGTTCTGTGAATTCCTGGAGAA ttcagtTAATTTTTGTGACTACAGTACAGAAACAGTGAACATTTCAGAAA AATATAAAAACCTTCCTTTTAAAGAGATTATAGTGGGTAAATATGACCACTCCCAAAAGGAATGTGCACCCGATACAGTAAATG GTAATGCCTCAATAGGAATCTGGATGTGCTCCggagaaaggaaaattcctACTTTAAAGCCTCCCCAAATTCTTAATTGTAATGAAAATCTGGACTCCTTAACATCACAG GCACCTGTGGCAGTAATGGCTACAGTGAGTCAACTCTTGGATGCCAACAAAACAGAATTCATCCACAATAATCTTGTCAATGCAACAACCAG CCTCACAAAAGCAATGGAGGAATTTTCTTTGATTGGTAACATCTCATAGCCCAATGTTGCAATCCAGTGTGCTCCACTAAATTTAAGCTCCTCCTATGATTCT TATGAACCATAAATCCTAACTCATATACTGCTAATTGTTGCAGATACAGTGTTGGGAAAGTTTCAGTCAACAAAACTAGAAATACAGGAAAGTATTCCTGGGCTTATTGGTGACCTCAGTACTGAAGTTCGGATACTGTTCAACATTTTAAGTAAGa GTTCCACAGACAGTGGCAGAGATGAATTTGTCATGTACCAAAACGACAAATTCTTCCAGTCCAGGGTTTATCGGAGTCTCCACA ATAAAACCATTGTGTGCTTCGACATCCTTCACCAGGAACTGATTCCAGATGTTACTGCTTTCTTGCACACAATGCTCTTAT ataaaatagaaatatgcaAAGCCTTGGATTGTACTTCTTATATTGGTGTTGGATTGTCCATGGCTGGTCTGGTCATTAGTATTTTGTTCAAAATACTCACTAG GGAAACTCAAAACTTATCTGCAAAGTGGATGTTAGTGGGTCTTTGATTTTCTATGCTCATTTTTAACATCATCTTCATCTCCGGAATTGTGAACCAAACTTCCATGAAGTGCAGTAATGACACCACCAGATGCTACCAGCAATGTTTTCCTTATGATGCCCCCAGTACCACCTTACTCACCTCTGGCATGGTGGATCCTCCTACAGACTCCTGGTGCACAGCTGTGCCTGTCCTACTGCACTATTTCTTGTTGGCAACATTCCTGTGGTCAGCACTCAGTTCTGCACTGTTGTACTtactgctgctcagagccatgAAGCTGCTGCCTGAACACTTCCCCATATCCATGTCAGTAATCGGATGGG GAATCCCTGCCATAGTAGTTGCAATAACACTTGCAGCTActgacagagaagaaaaagctctAAACTGCTGATAGGAAGAACT TTGCTGGCTTGCAGCTCTGGaccaaaatcagaatttcagtgTGTAAAAGCCCACATTGTGGTCATTTCTTTTGCCAGTTGCACTCATATTCCTGTTTAACATCTTGATCTTCATCAGGATCAGTATCTCTGTAATACAGAAGAAGATTAATTTGATAAGGTCACATG GAGAAAAAGGATTCatcaaaaaaaaatattggcaCTATCTCTATAGTGTAGTGCTCAAAATTTCCTGAATGATTGGCTACCTCATGTTAATAAGCACTGAAAAAACAAGTCTTGCTTTCAGCTTTCTGATTTGCATTTTGAATGCTACCCAG GGACTCCAGATTTGTATTCTGTTCACTTTCAGAATACCGCTcttcaagaaaaatgtttccaatgtgttttctgtttttcagatacCACTGTATCTGCATTCAAAAACACTAAAGGttttaaaagcctga